A portion of the Tenacibaculum todarodis genome contains these proteins:
- a CDS encoding putative quinol monooxygenase, translated as MFVRIVKLSFHPEKIEEFLANFDEKKAFIRKSKGCSLLELYRDKTNTNVFFTYSYWETEQDLENYRNSDLFKGVWAKTKVLFNDKPLAWSVDKTESLV; from the coding sequence ATGTTTGTACGCATTGTAAAATTAAGTTTTCACCCAGAAAAAATTGAAGAGTTTTTAGCAAATTTTGATGAAAAGAAAGCTTTTATTAGAAAATCTAAAGGTTGTTCTTTACTAGAGTTATACAGAGACAAAACAAATACCAATGTATTTTTCACCTATTCTTATTGGGAAACTGAGCAAGATTTAGAAAACTACAGAAATTCCGACTTATTTAAAGGAGTTTGGGCAAAAACAAAAGTGTTGTTTAATGACAAACCGCTTGCTTGGAGTGTTGATAAAACAGAAAGTTTAGTGTAA
- a CDS encoding SAM hydrolase/SAM-dependent halogenase family protein: MSLITLTTDFGTKDHFVGAVKGAIYTELPDVKIIDITHHITPFNITETAYILKNAYKSFPKGSIHIVGVDSELSIENKHIALELDDHFFVCPDNGLISMIASEINPTKIVEINIHDRIQSSFPVLDVFVQVACHIARGGNLGVIGKEIKEYKKLVEIQPKVNQTQTIINGGVIYIDNYGNVISNISKKMFNEIGKGRPFKISARRYSFSKIYSRYNEFVDFSVPEERRRNDGERLAIFNSAGFLEIAVYRSNLTTVGGASSLLGMDYRDTISIEFETIKSPEFTTLN, translated from the coding sequence ATGTCTCTAATTACTTTAACTACAGATTTCGGAACTAAAGATCACTTTGTAGGTGCTGTAAAAGGAGCTATCTACACAGAACTTCCTGATGTTAAAATAATTGACATTACACATCATATTACTCCTTTTAACATTACTGAAACTGCATATATTTTAAAAAATGCATATAAAAGTTTTCCTAAAGGAAGTATACATATTGTTGGTGTAGATTCAGAATTATCTATAGAAAACAAACATATTGCATTAGAATTGGATGATCATTTTTTTGTATGTCCAGATAATGGATTAATTTCTATGATTGCTTCAGAAATTAACCCTACAAAGATTGTAGAAATTAATATCCATGATCGTATTCAAAGTAGTTTTCCTGTACTAGATGTTTTTGTACAAGTTGCTTGTCATATTGCTCGTGGAGGAAACTTAGGTGTAATTGGTAAAGAAATTAAAGAATATAAAAAGTTAGTTGAAATTCAACCAAAAGTAAATCAAACACAAACTATTATTAATGGAGGCGTAATTTATATTGATAATTACGGAAATGTAATTAGCAATATCAGTAAAAAGATGTTTAATGAAATTGGTAAAGGAAGACCTTTTAAAATTTCTGCACGTAGATATTCTTTTTCAAAAATATATAGTAGATATAATGAGTTTGTAGATTTTTCTGTACCAGAAGAACGCCGTAGAAATGATGGTGAACGATTAGCAATCTTTAATTCTGCTGGTTTTTTAGAAATTGCTGTATACAGAAGTAATTTAACCACTGTTGGAGGCGCATCTTCTTTGTTAGGAATGGATTATAGAGATACCATTTCTATTGAATTTGAAACTATTAAATCGCCAGAATTTACAACTCTTAACTAA
- a CDS encoding DUF937 domain-containing protein produces MAGILDLLNSDLGKTIISGVSGSTGQDAGKTSSVLTMALPVLMKAMERNASTPEGAEGLMGALKKHDGGILDNLGGLFGGGVDETVKQDGAGILGHILGNKQQGVEKVIGEKSGMDTGSVGNILKVAAPILMGVLGQQSRQSNVSNSADLGGLLGGLLGGNETKNEQSFLEKILDADGDGSVIDDVAGMVLGQATKGKGGIAGLLGGLFGK; encoded by the coding sequence ATGGCAGGAATTTTAGACTTATTAAACAGTGACTTAGGAAAAACAATTATATCTGGAGTTTCTGGATCTACAGGTCAAGACGCAGGAAAAACAAGTAGTGTATTAACAATGGCGCTACCAGTTTTAATGAAAGCAATGGAACGTAATGCTTCTACACCAGAAGGTGCTGAAGGATTAATGGGAGCGTTAAAAAAGCACGATGGTGGTATTTTAGATAACCTTGGAGGTTTATTTGGTGGTGGAGTTGATGAAACTGTAAAACAAGATGGAGCTGGAATTTTAGGTCATATTTTAGGTAACAAACAACAAGGTGTTGAAAAAGTTATCGGAGAAAAATCTGGAATGGATACAGGAAGTGTTGGTAACATTTTAAAAGTTGCAGCACCAATATTAATGGGAGTTTTAGGTCAACAATCTCGCCAAAGTAATGTAAGTAACTCAGCAGATTTAGGTGGTTTACTTGGTGGTTTACTTGGTGGTAACGAAACTAAAAACGAACAAAGCTTCTTAGAAAAAATACTAGATGCAGATGGTGACGGTAGTGTTATTGATGATGTTGCAGGTATGGTTTTAGGACAAGCTACAAAAGGAAAAGGTGGCATTGCTGGTCTTTTAGGAGGTCTTTTTGGTAAGTAA
- the fabV gene encoding enoyl-ACP reductase FabV, translating into MIIEPRTRGFICLTSHPTGCAQNVKDQIEYIKSKGKIEGAKRVLVLGSSTGFGLASRIASAFGSDAATIGVFFDKPATAGRPGSPGFYNTAAFEQEANKAGLYAKSINGDAFSNEVKEQVVNLIKEDLGQIDLVIYSLASPVRTHPTSGKRFKSVLKPIGEVFTNKTVDFHTGKVSEISINPAEGEDVENTITVMGGEDWKMWMDALQAENLLAEGIKTVAYSYIGPEVTKPVYRNGTIGAAKDHLEATAFTITDDLKSIGGKAYVSVNKALVTQASSAIPVIPLYISLLFKVMKEKGIHEGCIEQIQRLYSERLFGGDLALDEKGRIRVDDWEMREDVQAEISELWKKATTENLSEIGDLEEYSNEFFKLFGFKVPGIDYDADVNELVEVPSIQ; encoded by the coding sequence ATGATAATAGAACCAAGAACAAGAGGATTTATCTGTTTAACATCGCATCCAACCGGTTGTGCTCAAAATGTTAAAGATCAAATTGAATATATAAAATCTAAAGGAAAAATTGAAGGCGCTAAAAGAGTATTAGTTTTAGGTTCTTCAACGGGTTTTGGACTGGCATCAAGAATTGCAAGTGCATTTGGATCAGATGCTGCTACAATTGGTGTTTTCTTTGACAAACCAGCTACAGCAGGAAGACCAGGTTCGCCAGGATTTTACAACACAGCCGCTTTTGAGCAAGAAGCAAACAAGGCAGGTTTGTATGCAAAAAGTATTAACGGAGACGCGTTTTCAAACGAAGTAAAAGAACAAGTTGTAAACTTAATTAAGGAAGACTTAGGTCAAATTGATTTAGTAATATACAGTTTAGCTTCACCTGTAAGAACACATCCAACTTCAGGAAAACGTTTTAAATCGGTTTTAAAACCAATTGGCGAAGTTTTTACCAATAAAACCGTAGATTTTCATACAGGAAAAGTATCAGAAATTTCTATAAATCCTGCAGAAGGAGAAGACGTAGAAAATACGATAACTGTAATGGGTGGAGAAGACTGGAAAATGTGGATGGACGCTTTACAAGCTGAAAACTTGTTAGCCGAAGGAATAAAAACTGTTGCCTATTCTTATATTGGCCCAGAAGTTACAAAACCAGTCTATAGAAACGGAACAATTGGTGCTGCAAAAGACCATTTAGAAGCTACTGCTTTTACAATTACAGACGATTTAAAATCGATAGGAGGAAAGGCGTATGTTTCAGTAAATAAAGCATTAGTAACACAAGCAAGTTCTGCAATTCCAGTAATTCCTTTATATATTTCTTTATTATTTAAAGTGATGAAAGAGAAAGGAATTCACGAAGGTTGTATTGAGCAAATTCAACGTTTGTATAGCGAACGTTTGTTTGGTGGAGATTTAGCTTTAGATGAAAAAGGTAGAATTAGAGTTGATGATTGGGAAATGCGTGAAGACGTACAAGCAGAGATTTCTGAATTATGGAAAAAAGCTACAACTGAAAATTTATCTGAAATTGGAGATTTAGAAGAATATAGCAACGAATTTTTTAAATTATTCGGGTTTAAGGTACCAGGAATAGATTATGATGCAGATGTTAATGAATTGGTTGAAGTACCTAGTATTCAATAG
- a CDS encoding phosphoribosylaminoimidazolesuccinocarboxamide synthase produces the protein MNTINETNFNFPKQKSIYKGKVREVYNINDEVLVMIASDRLSAFDVILPRQIPFKGQILNQIATKMMNDTADIVPNWLVANPDENVAIGHLCEPFKVEMVIRGYMSGHAAREYKAGKRVLCGVEMAEGLKENDKFPNPIITPSTKADNGDHDEDITREDILAKGIVSEEDYIVLEKYTRALFARGTEIAASRGLILVDTKYEFGKTKDGKIVLIDEIHTPDSSRYFYAEGYQERQEKGESQKQLSKEFVRQWLIENGFQGKDGQQIPEMNDEKIIEISNRYIELYEQITGEKFVKASTENVLARIEKNVTSFLNK, from the coding sequence ATGAATACAATTAACGAGACTAACTTTAACTTTCCTAAACAAAAAAGTATTTATAAAGGAAAAGTAAGAGAAGTTTACAATATAAATGACGAAGTATTAGTAATGATTGCTTCGGATAGATTATCAGCTTTTGACGTAATTTTACCGCGTCAAATTCCGTTTAAAGGTCAGATTTTAAATCAGATTGCAACAAAAATGATGAATGATACAGCAGATATTGTTCCTAATTGGTTAGTTGCAAATCCAGATGAAAATGTGGCAATTGGTCATTTATGTGAGCCATTTAAAGTAGAAATGGTAATTAGAGGTTATATGTCTGGTCATGCAGCAAGAGAATACAAAGCAGGTAAAAGAGTTTTATGTGGAGTTGAAATGGCTGAAGGTTTAAAAGAAAACGATAAGTTTCCAAATCCAATAATTACGCCTTCAACAAAAGCTGATAATGGAGATCACGATGAAGATATTACACGTGAAGACATTTTAGCAAAAGGAATAGTTTCTGAAGAAGATTATATTGTTTTAGAAAAATATACAAGAGCTTTATTTGCAAGAGGAACAGAAATTGCTGCTTCTCGCGGATTAATTTTAGTAGATACTAAATATGAATTTGGTAAAACTAAAGATGGTAAAATTGTCTTGATTGACGAAATTCATACACCAGATTCGTCTCGTTATTTTTATGCTGAAGGATATCAAGAACGCCAAGAAAAAGGAGAATCTCAGAAACAATTATCAAAAGAATTTGTACGTCAATGGTTAATTGAAAATGGTTTTCAAGGAAAAGACGGGCAACAAATTCCAGAAATGAATGATGAAAAAATTATCGAAATTTCTAACAGATATATTGAATTGTACGAACAAATAACAGGAGAGAAGTTTGTAAAAGCTTCTACAGAAAATGTTTTGGCAAGAATAGAAAAGAATGTAACTTCTTTTTTAAATAAATAA
- a CDS encoding NUDIX hydrolase: MKKNDINLQETALRETHEEVGVLPSSIAIIREITDVYIPPSNFLATPFMGFTNTKPTFIENNEVANSITVLVSDLLNNDNITSKIMSTSYMKEISVPCFKLNNYIVWGATAMILSEIKELLNS, encoded by the coding sequence TTGAAAAAAAACGATATCAATTTACAAGAAACGGCACTTAGAGAAACTCACGAAGAAGTTGGTGTTTTACCTTCATCAATAGCAATAATAAGAGAAATTACTGACGTTTATATTCCTCCAAGTAATTTTTTAGCAACTCCTTTTATGGGCTTCACAAATACAAAACCAACTTTTATTGAAAATAATGAAGTAGCCAACAGTATAACTGTTTTAGTAAGTGATTTACTTAATAATGATAATATTACTAGTAAAATTATGAGTACTTCTTATATGAAAGAAATTAGCGTACCTTGCTTTAAACTAAACAATTACATTGTTTGGGGAGCAACGGCAATGATTCTTTCAGAAATTAAAGAATTGTTGAACTCTTAA
- a CDS encoding DUF6787 family protein, producing the protein MEKLKQRWGIESNWAIIAILLVFSINGSFATWVAKPVTAFFGLSPETTNPFLFWFLRILLIFPIYQLTLPIVGWVFGQFKFFWAFEKKFLSRLGLGFLFKK; encoded by the coding sequence ATGGAAAAACTAAAACAACGCTGGGGAATAGAAAGTAATTGGGCAATTATTGCTATACTGCTTGTTTTCTCTATTAATGGATCTTTTGCTACATGGGTTGCAAAACCAGTTACTGCATTCTTTGGTTTATCTCCAGAAACTACAAATCCATTTTTGTTTTGGTTCTTAAGAATCTTATTAATATTTCCTATTTATCAACTTACATTACCTATCGTTGGTTGGGTATTTGGTCAATTTAAATTCTTTTGGGCATTTGAAAAGAAATTTTTAAGTCGCTTAGGATTAGGATTCTTGTTTAAAAAATAA
- a CDS encoding lysophospholipid acyltransferase family protein, which produces MPLFKRNPFGHILFLKKWLIRIFGVISHGRYRRFNNLQIEGSEILRNLPENNVLFVSNHQTYFADVAAMFHVFNAALKGRDNTIKNIGYIWQPKLNIYYVAAGETMRAGLLPKIFAYVGSVSIERTWRSEGKDVKRQVKMSDVSNIGKALNDGWVITFPQGTTTAFKPIRRGTAHIIKKHKPVVVPIVIDGFRRSFDKKGLQIKKRNVLQSMVIKEPLEIDYENEDVADIVTKIEYAIEQHPSFLKVLTPKQLEEEQDFIESRRFWGADSKEKESKKKL; this is translated from the coding sequence ATGCCTTTATTTAAAAGGAACCCTTTTGGACATATATTATTCTTAAAGAAATGGCTTATCAGAATCTTTGGTGTTATTTCTCACGGAAGATACAGACGTTTTAATAATTTACAGATTGAAGGTTCTGAAATTCTTAGAAATTTACCTGAAAACAATGTGCTTTTTGTCTCTAATCATCAAACATACTTTGCGGATGTAGCTGCAATGTTTCATGTTTTTAATGCTGCCTTAAAAGGAAGAGATAATACCATTAAAAATATCGGATACATTTGGCAGCCTAAATTAAACATATATTATGTTGCTGCTGGAGAAACTATGCGTGCAGGATTGTTGCCAAAAATATTTGCTTATGTTGGCTCTGTTTCCATTGAAAGAACTTGGCGCAGCGAAGGTAAAGATGTAAAAAGACAAGTAAAAATGTCTGATGTTTCTAACATTGGAAAAGCTCTAAATGACGGTTGGGTAATTACGTTTCCGCAGGGAACAACTACAGCTTTTAAACCAATTAGAAGAGGAACAGCTCATATAATAAAAAAGCACAAACCTGTAGTTGTACCTATTGTAATTGATGGTTTTAGACGTTCTTTTGATAAAAAAGGATTGCAAATTAAGAAACGTAACGTCTTACAATCTATGGTTATTAAAGAGCCTTTAGAGATTGATTATGAAAATGAAGATGTTGCCGATATTGTGACTAAAATTGAATATGCAATTGAACAACATCCTTCTTTTTTAAAAGTACTTACACCTAAGCAACTTGAAGAAGAGCAAGATTTTATTGAAAGTCGTCGTTTTTGGGGAGCAGATTCTAAGGAAAAAGAAAGTAAAAAAAAGTTGTAA
- a CDS encoding PhoH family protein has product MTERIIELTEIDPNDFFGARNSTITQLKTYFPKIKIVARGNKLKIYGESDLLDEFEKRIEMLIKYFNKYNKLDDNIIERLVTSTGKEEETRKSTGKGDDILVHGVSGKQIKPQTANQRKMVSLMQKNDMLFAVGPAGTGKTYTAVALAVKALKEKDVRRIILTRPAVESGENLGFLPGDLKEKLDPYMQPLYDALRDMIPHEKLESHIEKGIIQIAPLAFMRGRTLDNAFVILDEAQNTTHNQMKMFLTRMGKHAKFIITGDPGQIDLPRKQVSGLKASLLTLKDIDGIAQVFLDDKDVVRHKLVRKIITAYKSIETE; this is encoded by the coding sequence TTGACAGAACGTATAATTGAATTGACAGAAATTGATCCAAACGATTTTTTTGGAGCACGAAATAGTACTATTACTCAATTAAAAACATACTTTCCAAAAATTAAAATTGTAGCACGTGGCAATAAATTGAAAATTTATGGAGAATCAGATCTTTTAGATGAGTTTGAAAAACGAATTGAAATGCTAATTAAGTATTTTAATAAGTATAATAAGTTAGATGACAATATCATTGAACGCTTAGTAACTTCAACAGGAAAAGAAGAAGAAACCCGTAAATCTACCGGAAAAGGAGATGATATTTTAGTGCATGGAGTTAGCGGAAAGCAAATTAAACCACAAACTGCTAACCAGCGTAAAATGGTTTCTTTAATGCAAAAAAATGATATGCTTTTTGCTGTTGGACCTGCAGGAACAGGTAAAACATATACAGCTGTTGCTTTGGCTGTAAAAGCGTTAAAAGAGAAAGATGTACGTAGAATTATTTTAACAAGACCTGCAGTAGAATCTGGTGAAAATTTAGGTTTTTTACCTGGAGATTTAAAGGAAAAACTAGATCCGTATATGCAACCTTTATATGATGCGTTGCGAGATATGATTCCGCATGAAAAATTAGAATCTCATATAGAAAAAGGAATTATACAGATTGCTCCTTTGGCATTTATGCGCGGTAGAACTTTAGATAATGCCTTTGTAATTTTAGACGAAGCACAAAATACAACGCACAATCAAATGAAAATGTTTTTAACCAGAATGGGAAAACACGCAAAGTTTATCATTACTGGAGATCCAGGGCAAATAGATTTACCAAGAAAACAAGTTTCAGGATTAAAGGCATCTTTACTTACTTTAAAAGATATTGACGGAATTGCGCAAGTATTTTTAGACGATAAAGATGTTGTGCGTCATAAATTAGTAAGAAAAATAATTACAGCTTATAAAAGTATAGAAACGGAATAA
- the gldF gene encoding gliding motility-associated ABC transporter permease subunit GldF: MKAILKKEFTAFFASPIAYLVIGVFLVINGLFLWVFKDDFNILNAGFADLNNFFYLAPWVFLFLIPAITMKSFADEFNSGTIEILKTRPITNWQIVFGKFLASLLLIIIALVPTLTYVYTVYQLGNPVGNLDFGSTIGSYIGLLLLASTYTAVGLFTSTLSKNQIVAFILSVFITFFLYFGFDAFANLVSNQNISKLGINEHFKSISRGVIDTRDILYFVSVTAFFLFITKMQLDE, from the coding sequence TTGAAAGCAATATTAAAAAAAGAATTCACAGCATTTTTTGCCTCACCAATTGCCTATTTGGTTATTGGAGTTTTCTTAGTTATAAACGGATTATTTCTTTGGGTTTTTAAAGACGATTTTAATATCCTAAACGCAGGTTTTGCCGATTTAAATAACTTCTTTTATTTAGCGCCTTGGGTATTTCTATTTTTAATTCCGGCAATTACCATGAAGAGTTTTGCTGATGAATTTAACAGCGGAACCATAGAAATTTTAAAGACAAGGCCCATTACAAATTGGCAAATTGTGTTTGGTAAATTTTTGGCTTCACTCCTACTTATTATTATTGCATTAGTTCCTACTTTAACCTACGTTTACACAGTATATCAATTAGGAAACCCTGTTGGTAATTTAGATTTTGGAAGCACAATTGGATCTTATATTGGTTTATTATTGCTTGCTTCAACTTATACTGCCGTTGGTTTATTTACATCTACATTATCTAAAAATCAGATTGTGGCATTCATTTTAAGTGTTTTTATAACGTTCTTTTTATACTTTGGTTTTGATGCTTTTGCTAATTTGGTTAGCAATCAAAATATTTCAAAATTAGGAATAAACGAACATTTTAAAAGTATTTCTAGAGGCGTTATAGACACAAGAGATATTCTTTACTTTGTATCTGTAACAGCTTTCTTTTTATTCATTACAAAAATGCAATTAGATGAATAA
- the gldG gene encoding gliding motility-associated ABC transporter substrate-binding protein GldG: MNKKIKNIALLLIGVFLLNFANQSIYKRFDLTQDKRYTLSKITTSILDKFENTVTVKVYLEGEFPTEFQRLQTETRQFLEELKAENSAIKILFINPDNQREQLTKKGMYPSQLTVEEDGKLSNAIIFPWAEVSYKNKAVIVSLLPESQAKTQEEQLQNAVEGLEYSFANALNILTQNNKKKVAIISGNGELQDIELYSFLSEVGKKYHLAKFTLDSVATNPQKTLQGLTNFDLAIIAKPTEKFTAEEKFTLDQFITNGGKTLWMLDNVQADTDSLFNNGKMLAYPRELNLTDLLFAYGVRVNSKLVQDLYASKIPLATGNVGNQTQFQNLPWFYNPLVAGNPNHPISKNVLPVRLQFATQIDTLKNNVRKTPLLVSSLLTKQVGLPTIIELSSIANEPTEQEFSGGNQLFSVLLEGEFNSAYANRIKPFKSTIFKGKSSENKMIIIADGDIAKNQILKGKPHDLATDKWTNERFGNKDFLLNSIDYLLDDSGLINLKNKSLQLNILDKQQAFQEKGYWQFLNIVVPLLLLFGFGFGFNYWRKKKYQ; this comes from the coding sequence ATGAATAAGAAAATAAAAAATATCGCATTATTATTAATTGGAGTTTTCTTGTTGAATTTCGCCAATCAATCAATTTATAAAAGATTCGATTTAACTCAAGACAAACGCTATACGTTATCAAAAATTACAACTTCAATTCTTGATAAATTTGAAAATACAGTTACTGTAAAAGTATATTTAGAGGGCGAATTTCCTACAGAATTCCAACGATTACAAACCGAAACTCGTCAGTTTTTAGAGGAATTAAAAGCTGAAAATTCAGCTATAAAAATCCTTTTTATCAATCCTGATAATCAACGAGAACAATTGACAAAAAAAGGAATGTATCCAAGTCAATTAACTGTTGAAGAAGATGGTAAATTATCAAATGCTATTATTTTTCCTTGGGCAGAAGTTTCTTATAAGAATAAAGCTGTAATTGTTTCATTATTACCAGAGAGTCAAGCAAAAACACAAGAAGAACAATTACAAAATGCTGTTGAAGGATTAGAATATTCTTTTGCAAATGCATTGAATATCTTAACGCAAAATAACAAGAAAAAAGTTGCTATAATCTCTGGAAATGGAGAATTACAAGACATTGAACTGTATAGCTTTTTAAGTGAAGTTGGCAAGAAATATCATTTAGCAAAATTCACATTAGATTCTGTTGCAACAAACCCACAGAAAACATTACAAGGTTTAACAAACTTTGATCTTGCTATTATTGCAAAACCTACAGAAAAATTTACTGCTGAAGAAAAATTTACACTCGATCAATTTATAACAAACGGCGGAAAAACATTGTGGATGTTAGACAATGTACAAGCCGATACTGATAGTTTATTTAACAACGGAAAAATGTTAGCATATCCTAGAGAGCTAAATTTAACGGATTTACTTTTTGCTTACGGAGTTCGAGTAAACAGCAAATTAGTACAGGATTTATACGCATCTAAAATTCCGTTAGCAACAGGAAATGTTGGAAATCAAACACAGTTTCAAAACTTGCCTTGGTTTTATAACCCGTTAGTTGCAGGAAATCCAAATCACCCAATTAGTAAAAACGTTTTACCTGTTCGTTTGCAATTTGCAACACAAATTGACACTTTAAAAAATAATGTAAGAAAAACACCTTTATTGGTAAGTTCATTACTTACTAAACAAGTTGGTTTACCTACAATTATTGAACTTTCTAGCATAGCAAATGAACCAACAGAACAAGAATTTTCTGGCGGAAATCAATTATTTAGTGTGTTGTTAGAAGGCGAATTTAATTCTGCTTATGCAAACAGAATTAAACCTTTTAAAAGCACTATTTTTAAAGGGAAATCTTCAGAAAATAAAATGATAATTATTGCTGATGGAGATATTGCAAAGAATCAAATTTTAAAAGGAAAACCACATGATTTAGCAACCGATAAATGGACTAATGAACGTTTTGGAAATAAAGATTTTCTATTAAATTCAATAGATTATTTATTGGACGATTCTGGTTTAATCAACTTAAAAAACAAATCGCTTCAACTTAATATTTTAGACAAACAACAAGCTTTTCAAGAAAAAGGATATTGGCAGTTTTTAAATATTGTTGTTCCACTTTTATTGTTGTTTGGTTTTGGGTTTGGATTTAATTATTGGAGAAAGAAGAAGTATCAGTAG
- a CDS encoding GNAT family N-acetyltransferase: MNFNSFPTLKTERLLLRKSNLDDAATFLELRSNPIINTYIEREIPTKISQAEDFIKKITQEEIDKKSITWLITLKENNKAIGSICIWNLNQEKQYGEVGYSLLPAFFKKGFMSEAMETVLEFGFNKMKLKTIEAFTHKNNIASIALLEKYNFVFQPERKDDDVEDNRVYKIEKETRIKRQE; this comes from the coding sequence ATGAATTTTAATTCTTTTCCTACTTTAAAAACTGAACGATTACTCTTACGTAAATCTAATTTGGATGATGCTGCTACTTTTTTAGAATTACGTTCAAACCCAATTATAAATACATATATTGAAAGAGAAATTCCTACAAAAATATCTCAAGCTGAAGATTTTATCAAAAAAATAACACAAGAAGAAATTGATAAGAAAAGTATTACTTGGTTAATTACATTAAAAGAGAACAATAAAGCAATTGGCTCAATTTGCATTTGGAATCTTAATCAAGAAAAACAATATGGAGAAGTTGGTTATTCTTTACTTCCAGCGTTTTTTAAAAAAGGATTTATGAGTGAAGCCATGGAAACTGTTTTAGAATTTGGTTTTAATAAAATGAAGCTAAAAACTATTGAAGCCTTTACACATAAAAATAATATTGCTTCAATTGCGTTGTTAGAGAAGTACAATTTTGTTTTTCAACCAGAAAGAAAAGATGATGACGTAGAAGATAATAGGGTTTATAAGATTGAAAAAGAGACAAGAATAAAGAGACAAGAATAA
- a CDS encoding NAD(P)H-binding protein: protein MQNVSILGCGWLGKSLAVSLLNDGYTVKGSTTSEEKLETLEFNNIEPYIIDISSFEEFDSFLNSDILIIAITSKDIDGFENLISQIENSSIQKVIFISSTSVYGRLNKVMTEEDEVLKTPLTEIENLFRENTFFETTIIRFAGLFGDTRHPSNWFKNGRKIPQPKGFVNMIHKEDCIHIIHEIIDQNCWNITFNACSNHHPTRREFYTFAKVSNGLAIPEFEENEVVKWKIISSKKVQEVLGYTFINDNLLSI, encoded by the coding sequence ATGCAGAATGTTAGTATTTTAGGTTGTGGTTGGTTAGGAAAATCGTTAGCAGTTTCTTTATTAAATGATGGTTATACTGTAAAAGGTTCTACCACAAGTGAAGAAAAATTAGAAACCTTAGAGTTCAATAATATTGAACCTTATATAATTGACATCAGTTCTTTTGAAGAGTTTGATAGCTTCTTAAATTCAGATATTTTAATAATTGCAATTACCTCAAAAGATATTGATGGCTTTGAAAATTTAATTTCTCAGATTGAAAATTCGAGCATTCAAAAAGTGATTTTTATCAGCTCAACTTCGGTTTATGGAAGATTAAATAAAGTAATGACTGAAGAAGATGAAGTTTTAAAAACACCGTTAACCGAAATTGAAAATTTATTTAGAGAAAACACCTTTTTTGAAACTACAATAATTCGTTTTGCAGGTTTATTCGGAGATACAAGACATCCTTCTAATTGGTTTAAGAATGGACGAAAAATACCGCAACCAAAAGGGTTTGTGAATATGATTCATAAAGAAGATTGTATACATATTATTCATGAAATTATAGATCAGAATTGTTGGAATATCACTTTTAATGCATGTTCTAATCATCATCCAACAAGAAGAGAATTTTATACTTTTGCAAAAGTTAGCAACGGTTTAGCGATTCCTGAGTTTGAAGAAAATGAAGTTGTTAAGTGGAAAATTATCAGTTCTAAAAAAGTACAAGAAGTTTTAGGATATACTTTTATTAATGATAATTTGTTGTCGATTTAA